One segment of Gordonia terrae DNA contains the following:
- a CDS encoding YifB family Mg chelatase-like AAA ATPase, whose amino-acid sequence MLGQTQAVGLNAFAASVVDVQASVSSGLPGFAVTGNPDPSVREARDRVRAAIKNSGFSFPELKVTVALSPADIPKIGSGFDLSMAVAILAATQQVSAERLSSTIFLGELGLDGNVRPIRGVLPAVIAARQAGYCRAVVPIETVAEAALVVGMDVGGATSLKEVTQWLAGDHVLDTVHEATTTKPPPIPDMADVVGQQEARHALEIAAAGAHHVLMTGSPGIGKTMLARRLPGILPPLGLEDSLEVTAIHSLVGELSPGRPLITEPPFIAPHHSSTTTALLGGGTGFARPGAVSKAHRGVLFLDECAEMSVKSLESLREPLEDGEVRVPRRDGVAVYPSRFQLILAANPCPCAPAHDVDCVCSAVVRRRYLGKLSGPLLDRVDIRVRMDPPGNTALMSGAGESSADVRARVTTARATAIDRWAEFGWRTNAEVPGSALRQRFRLPPDVLRPIELFLRDGRVTARGADRALRLAWTLCDLRGTGRPVEDDVAQALLYRDRGATW is encoded by the coding sequence ATGCTGGGGCAAACACAGGCGGTGGGGCTCAATGCCTTTGCCGCAAGCGTCGTCGACGTGCAGGCGAGTGTCAGTTCGGGGTTGCCGGGATTCGCGGTGACCGGCAACCCGGATCCGTCGGTGCGAGAGGCGCGGGACCGGGTGCGGGCCGCGATCAAGAACTCCGGGTTCAGTTTTCCCGAGTTGAAGGTGACGGTGGCTCTGTCGCCGGCCGACATACCGAAGATCGGTTCGGGGTTCGATCTGTCGATGGCCGTCGCGATCCTGGCTGCCACCCAACAGGTGTCGGCGGAGAGGCTGTCATCGACGATCTTCTTGGGCGAACTCGGTCTGGACGGCAACGTGCGGCCGATCCGCGGAGTCCTGCCGGCGGTGATCGCGGCGCGGCAGGCGGGCTACTGCCGGGCGGTCGTGCCGATCGAGACGGTCGCCGAGGCGGCGCTGGTCGTGGGGATGGACGTCGGTGGTGCGACGAGTCTCAAGGAGGTGACGCAGTGGCTGGCCGGTGACCACGTGCTCGACACCGTGCACGAGGCGACGACGACGAAGCCGCCGCCGATCCCGGACATGGCCGACGTCGTGGGGCAGCAGGAGGCCCGGCATGCGCTCGAGATCGCCGCGGCCGGAGCGCATCACGTGTTGATGACCGGATCGCCGGGGATCGGCAAGACGATGTTGGCGCGGCGGTTGCCGGGTATTCTCCCGCCGCTGGGCCTCGAGGATTCCCTGGAGGTGACGGCCATCCATTCTCTGGTGGGCGAGTTGTCGCCCGGGCGTCCGCTGATCACCGAGCCACCGTTCATCGCCCCGCATCACAGTTCGACGACCACAGCCCTGCTCGGAGGGGGTACGGGTTTCGCGCGTCCGGGTGCGGTGTCCAAGGCACACCGAGGGGTGTTGTTCCTCGACGAGTGCGCCGAGATGAGTGTCAAATCCCTGGAGTCGCTTCGAGAACCCCTCGAGGACGGTGAGGTCCGGGTGCCGCGACGAGACGGCGTGGCGGTCTACCCCTCCAGGTTCCAGCTGATCCTGGCGGCGAACCCGTGTCCGTGTGCGCCCGCCCACGACGTGGATTGTGTGTGCTCGGCCGTCGTCCGACGACGCTATCTGGGCAAGCTGTCGGGGCCACTGCTGGACCGCGTGGACATCCGCGTACGCATGGATCCGCCGGGAAACACGGCCCTGATGAGCGGTGCGGGGGAGTCCAGCGCCGATGTCCGGGCCCGCGTGACCACTGCGCGCGCCACCGCGATCGACCGGTGGGCGGAGTTCGGGTGGCGCACCAATGCCGAGGTCCCCGGGTCCGCGCTGCGACAGCGGTTCCGACTGCCGCCGGACGTGTTGCGGCCCATCGAATTGTTCCTGCGCGACGGCCGCGTGACGGCTCGCGGTGCCGATCGCGCGCTGCGCCTGGCGTGGACCCTCTGTGATCTGCGCGGTACGGGTCGTCCCGTGGAAGACGATGTCGCGCAGGCGCTTCTGTACCGAGACCGAGGAGCGACCTGGTGA
- the dprA gene encoding DNA-processing protein DprA, with the protein MTAHPSESRSPESIAWAYLARVAEPPCAALIALVDDIGPVEAASAIRRRTVPGSHDAVLAATAARCDSDCARDDLDTADRIGARLVTRADPEWPAWSMLALGQADTAARGGEPLALWVRGPARLDDLAAASVALIGSRAASAYGEHVTQTLASGLSGEGFAVLSGGAFGIDGAAHRAVVAAGGVTAAVMACGIDRDYPASHSALLTAIARTGAVISEYPPGTTAAKHRFLTRNRLVAAMSGATVVVEAGRRSGAANTAAWARKLGRPLGAVPGPVTSATSVGCHRMIADDLAVLVSDVASIVNLVRPDGGGDIGRGRTKPTDGLDAEQLRVHDAIPGRGAVGIDEIAFAAGLDIGAVRSALAHLDIRGYVQNVDGRWRLA; encoded by the coding sequence GTGACCGCCCATCCGTCGGAGTCCCGTTCTCCCGAATCGATCGCGTGGGCTTATCTGGCGCGGGTGGCCGAACCGCCGTGTGCCGCGCTCATCGCGCTCGTCGACGACATCGGTCCGGTCGAGGCCGCATCGGCGATTCGTCGACGCACCGTGCCCGGGAGTCACGACGCGGTGCTCGCCGCGACCGCGGCCCGGTGTGATTCCGACTGTGCGAGAGACGACCTCGACACCGCCGACCGGATCGGCGCTCGGTTGGTGACCCGCGCCGACCCGGAATGGCCTGCCTGGTCGATGCTGGCACTGGGACAGGCAGACACAGCGGCGCGTGGGGGCGAACCGCTCGCCCTGTGGGTGCGCGGTCCCGCGCGCCTCGACGATCTCGCCGCCGCGTCGGTGGCGCTGATCGGGTCCCGCGCCGCGTCGGCCTATGGCGAACACGTCACGCAGACACTCGCGTCGGGACTGTCAGGGGAAGGTTTCGCGGTGCTGTCCGGGGGTGCGTTCGGCATCGATGGCGCCGCCCACCGTGCGGTGGTCGCGGCGGGTGGAGTGACCGCGGCGGTGATGGCGTGCGGCATCGACCGGGACTATCCGGCGTCGCACTCGGCTCTGCTGACCGCGATCGCGCGCACGGGTGCGGTGATCAGCGAGTATCCGCCGGGGACGACGGCCGCCAAACATCGGTTCCTCACCCGGAACCGTCTCGTGGCGGCGATGAGCGGTGCGACCGTGGTGGTCGAGGCCGGGCGACGGTCCGGCGCGGCGAACACCGCCGCGTGGGCGCGCAAGCTCGGGCGGCCGCTGGGCGCGGTGCCCGGCCCGGTCACCTCGGCGACCTCGGTCGGCTGCCACCGCATGATCGCCGACGACCTCGCGGTGCTGGTCTCCGACGTCGCCTCGATCGTCAACCTGGTGCGCCCCGACGGAGGGGGCGACATCGGCCGCGGTCGCACGAAGCCGACGGACGGACTCGACGCCGAGCAACTGCGTGTCCACGACGCCATTCCCGGCCGCGGCGCCGTGGGGATCGACGAGATCGCCTTCGCCGCGGGTCTCGACATCGGGGCGGTCCGGTCGGCGTTGGCGCACCTCGACATCAGGGGGTATGTGCAGAACGTCGATGGACGATGGCGGCTGGCGTGA
- a CDS encoding TetR/AcrR family transcriptional regulator, with protein sequence MPDQPVDQSTPRRGSRLSVDDWLEAATQILVDDGIDALKISRLSARLGVTKGSFYWHFTDIGALKAALAEHCRRAQSAAADRIEALEALPPVERLEGMARLLSDPRRWAMESALRRWADTDASIADSVDQLDCRIFSIAISAMRELGFSEAETHARATTLLYAGIGYVHAHGRLNEATADDLRVIIDVLTRR encoded by the coding sequence ATGCCGGATCAGCCCGTGGATCAATCCACCCCGCGCCGCGGCTCGCGGTTGAGCGTGGACGACTGGCTGGAGGCCGCGACCCAGATCTTGGTCGACGACGGCATCGATGCACTGAAGATCTCGCGTCTGAGCGCGCGTCTCGGTGTGACCAAGGGCAGTTTCTACTGGCATTTCACCGATATCGGGGCATTGAAGGCCGCGCTCGCGGAACACTGTCGGCGGGCTCAGTCGGCGGCAGCCGATCGGATCGAGGCGCTCGAAGCCCTACCACCGGTCGAACGGCTGGAAGGGATGGCACGCCTGCTGTCCGACCCGCGCCGCTGGGCGATGGAGTCGGCTCTGCGCCGGTGGGCCGACACCGACGCTTCGATCGCGGACTCGGTCGACCAGCTCGACTGCCGGATCTTCTCGATCGCGATCTCGGCGATGCGCGAGCTCGGCTTCTCGGAGGCCGAGACACACGCTCGGGCCACGACGTTGCTGTACGCGGGCATCGGCTATGTCCACGCGCACGGCCGGTTGAACGAGGCGACCGCCGACGATCTGCGCGTCATCATCGACGTCCTCACCCGCCGCTGA
- a CDS encoding siderophore-interacting protein has protein sequence MAKRVNTMTVLRSERISPHFVRLFLGGEGFDDFQPALGKSGEPDTDMYVKFVFAPPGVTYPEPFDLQEIRSAEPAERQPVLRTYTVRRVDAAARELVVDFVVHGSEGIAGPWAASVQPGETIRFIGPGSGYRPRTDAPWHLLACDEAGLPAVAAALEALPADAVAKVFIEVAGPEDELELRAPVGAEISWVHRGGPAGEVGDSLAGDNAPLIEAVRAAEWLDGEPHVFIHGEAQAVMHNLRAYVRKERGVGAANASISGYWRRGRTEEGFRQWKADLRAEEEGVGAQG, from the coding sequence ATGGCGAAACGCGTGAACACGATGACGGTGCTGCGGAGCGAGCGGATCAGTCCGCACTTCGTGCGCCTGTTCCTGGGTGGAGAAGGATTCGACGACTTCCAGCCGGCGCTGGGGAAGTCCGGGGAGCCCGACACCGACATGTACGTGAAGTTCGTCTTCGCGCCGCCGGGTGTCACCTACCCGGAGCCGTTCGATCTCCAGGAGATCCGTTCCGCCGAGCCGGCGGAACGCCAACCGGTGCTGCGGACCTACACCGTCCGCCGCGTGGATGCGGCGGCCCGCGAGCTCGTCGTCGACTTCGTCGTCCACGGCAGCGAGGGCATCGCCGGCCCCTGGGCGGCGTCGGTCCAGCCGGGGGAGACGATCCGGTTCATCGGCCCGGGCAGCGGTTACCGCCCGCGGACCGACGCTCCCTGGCACCTGCTGGCCTGTGATGAGGCCGGACTCCCTGCGGTGGCGGCCGCACTGGAGGCGCTGCCCGCCGACGCCGTCGCCAAGGTCTTCATCGAGGTGGCCGGTCCCGAGGACGAGCTCGAACTCCGGGCGCCGGTCGGGGCGGAGATCTCCTGGGTGCATCGCGGCGGACCCGCGGGCGAGGTGGGCGACTCACTCGCCGGCGACAACGCCCCGCTGATCGAGGCGGTCCGCGCGGCGGAATGGCTCGACGGCGAGCCGCACGTGTTCATCCACGGTGAGGCGCAGGCGGTCATGCACAACCTGCGGGCCTATGTCCGCAAGGAACGCGGAGTGGGGGCGGCGAACGCGTCGATCTCCGGCTACTGGCGGCGCGGACGGACCGAGGAGGGCTTCCGGCAGTGGAAGGCCGACCTGCGTGCCGAGGAAGAGGGTGTCGGCGCCCAGGGCTGA
- a CDS encoding tyrosine recombinase XerC, with amino-acid sequence MLDDFADHLRLEKGRSEHTIRAYVGGARALVSFAGARGIEVGAIDLALLRAWLAELTRRGAARTTVARQVSAAKTFCAWAVREGYLATDPSQRLKAPKAHRTLPAVLAPAQAEAAIAATGVDRAADDPIALRDRVILELLYASGVRVGELCGLDVGDVDADRRVVRVIGKGDKERSVPYGEPAARAIDDWLRTGRPALVTDASGAALLLGARGGRLDQRMARSVVARAVHASGGPATGPHGLRHSAATHLLEGGADLRVVQELLGHSSLATTQIYTHVSVERLRAVHRQAHPRA; translated from the coding sequence ATGCTCGACGACTTCGCCGACCACCTGCGCCTCGAGAAAGGGCGCAGTGAGCACACGATCCGTGCCTACGTCGGTGGTGCTCGTGCGCTTGTCTCGTTCGCCGGTGCCCGGGGGATCGAGGTCGGCGCCATCGACCTCGCACTGCTGCGGGCCTGGCTCGCCGAACTGACCCGTCGTGGCGCTGCGCGGACGACCGTCGCCCGACAGGTCTCGGCGGCGAAGACCTTCTGCGCGTGGGCGGTCCGCGAGGGCTACCTGGCCACCGACCCGTCGCAGCGACTGAAGGCGCCCAAGGCGCACCGGACCCTGCCCGCGGTCCTGGCCCCCGCCCAGGCCGAAGCCGCGATCGCGGCCACCGGCGTGGACCGAGCGGCCGACGACCCGATCGCACTACGCGACCGGGTGATCCTGGAGCTGTTGTACGCGAGCGGGGTTCGCGTGGGGGAGCTGTGCGGGCTGGACGTCGGTGACGTCGATGCCGACCGGCGGGTGGTGCGCGTGATCGGCAAAGGCGACAAGGAACGGTCGGTGCCCTACGGCGAGCCGGCCGCGCGCGCGATCGACGACTGGCTCCGGACCGGACGCCCGGCCCTGGTGACCGACGCCTCGGGGGCGGCGCTGCTCCTCGGTGCCCGCGGGGGCCGGTTGGACCAGCGGATGGCGCGCTCGGTCGTGGCACGGGCGGTCCACGCGAGCGGCGGGCCGGCGACCGGACCGCACGGGCTCCGCCACAGCGCCGCCACACACCTGCTCGAGGGCGGTGCCGACCTGCGCGTCGTCCAGGAACTGCTCGGGCACTCGTCGCTCGCGACGACACAGATCTACACCCATGTGAGCGTCGAGCGCCTGCGCGCCGTCCATCGTCAGGCGCACCCGCGGGCCTGA
- a CDS encoding M23 family metallopeptidase: protein MATLVLAALWCAGPIATASTDGVYSAPLTPRPTVVTAFDEPEKRWQRGHRGVDLAAGPGQAVRAAGAGRVRFAGTVVGRPVVSVAHPDGVITTYEPVEARVAAGDHVSRGEIIGTVIGGHPGCPVVVCLHWGARRGSGRGSDYMDPLGLLGAVRVRLKPVG, encoded by the coding sequence GTGGCCACGCTCGTGCTCGCCGCCCTCTGGTGTGCCGGTCCGATCGCCACTGCCTCCACCGACGGGGTGTACTCGGCCCCGCTGACACCTCGGCCGACCGTGGTGACGGCCTTCGACGAACCGGAGAAACGCTGGCAGCGGGGGCACCGGGGCGTCGACCTCGCCGCCGGGCCCGGACAGGCCGTCCGCGCGGCCGGTGCCGGGCGGGTGCGGTTCGCGGGAACGGTCGTGGGACGGCCGGTCGTCTCGGTGGCGCATCCCGACGGTGTGATCACGACGTACGAGCCGGTGGAGGCCCGCGTCGCGGCGGGTGACCACGTCTCTCGTGGCGAGATCATCGGGACGGTGATCGGCGGGCATCCGGGCTGCCCGGTGGTCGTCTGCCTGCACTGGGGAGCTCGGCGCGGCAGCGGCCGCGGGTCGGACTACATGGACCCGCTGGGACTGCTCGGCGCGGTCCGAGTCCGACTCAAACCGGTTGGATGA
- the rpsB gene encoding 30S ribosomal protein S2, whose translation MAVVTMKQLLDSGAHFGHQTRRWNPKMKRFIFTDRNGIYIIDLQQTLTYIDKAYEFVKETVAHGGTILFVGTKKQAQESIAAEATRVGMPYVNQRWLGGMLTNFSTVHKRLQRLKELETMEQTGGFEGRTKKEILMLTREKNKLERTLGGIRDMAKVPSAVWVVDTNKEHIAVGEARKLNIPVIAILDTNCDPDLVDYPIPGNDDAIRSAALLTRVVASAVAEGVQARAGAASGDAKPEAGGGEPLAEWEQELLTQAAAPTGGDAATDAPAAQ comes from the coding sequence ATGGCTGTCGTGACCATGAAGCAGCTGCTTGACAGCGGCGCACACTTCGGGCACCAGACCCGCCGTTGGAACCCGAAGATGAAGCGATTCATCTTCACCGACCGCAACGGCATCTACATCATCGATTTGCAGCAGACGCTGACCTACATCGACAAGGCGTACGAGTTCGTCAAGGAGACGGTCGCCCACGGTGGCACCATCCTCTTCGTCGGCACCAAGAAGCAGGCGCAGGAGTCGATCGCCGCGGAGGCGACCCGTGTCGGCATGCCGTACGTCAACCAGCGCTGGCTCGGTGGCATGCTCACCAACTTCTCGACCGTCCACAAGCGCCTGCAGCGCCTGAAGGAACTCGAGACCATGGAGCAGACCGGTGGCTTCGAGGGTCGCACCAAGAAGGAAATCCTCATGCTCACGCGTGAGAAGAACAAGCTCGAGCGCACGCTCGGCGGTATCCGTGACATGGCCAAGGTCCCCTCGGCCGTGTGGGTCGTCGACACCAACAAAGAGCACATCGCCGTCGGTGAGGCGCGCAAGCTGAACATCCCGGTCATCGCGATCCTCGACACCAACTGCGATCCCGACCTCGTCGACTACCCGATCCCGGGCAACGACGACGCCATCCGCAGCGCCGCGCTGCTCACCCGTGTCGTGGCCTCGGCCGTGGCCGAGGGTGTCCAGGCCCGTGCCGGTGCCGCCAGTGGCGACGCCAAGCCCGAGGCCGGCGGCGGCGAGCCCCTGGCAGAGTGGGAGCAGGAACTGCTGACCCAGGCTGCCGCGCCGACAGGCGGCGACGCCGCGACCGACGCACCGGCCGCTCAGTAG
- the tsf gene encoding translation elongation factor Ts yields the protein MANYTAADVKRLRELTGSGMLDCKNALANNDGDFDKAVEELRIKGAKDVGKRAERSTAEGLVAAKDGALIEINSETDFVAKNGEFQQLADDIVNAAAAAKTNDLDELKKAPLGDGTVDEAVAALSAKIGEKLELRRVAYYDGPVAVYLHKRASDLPPAVGVLVSYTGEGEGAEEAARGAAMQVAALKARYATRDEVPADVVENERRIAEQTAKEEGKPEQALPKIVEGRVNGFYKDVVLLDQSSVQDSKKTVKALLDEAGVTIKGFTRFEVGQA from the coding sequence ATGGCGAACTACACCGCAGCTGATGTGAAGCGTCTCCGTGAGCTCACCGGCTCTGGAATGCTCGACTGCAAGAACGCGCTGGCCAACAACGACGGCGATTTCGACAAGGCCGTGGAAGAGCTGCGCATCAAGGGTGCCAAGGACGTGGGCAAGCGCGCTGAGCGTTCCACCGCCGAGGGCCTGGTCGCGGCCAAGGACGGCGCGCTCATCGAGATCAACTCCGAGACCGACTTCGTCGCGAAGAACGGTGAGTTCCAGCAGCTCGCCGACGACATCGTGAACGCGGCGGCCGCGGCCAAGACGAACGATCTCGACGAACTGAAGAAGGCTCCGCTCGGCGACGGCACCGTCGACGAAGCGGTCGCCGCCCTCTCGGCCAAGATCGGCGAGAAGCTCGAGCTCCGTCGCGTGGCGTACTACGACGGCCCGGTGGCCGTGTACCTGCACAAGCGTGCCTCCGATCTGCCCCCGGCGGTCGGTGTGCTCGTGTCCTACACCGGTGAGGGCGAGGGTGCCGAAGAGGCCGCTCGCGGCGCCGCGATGCAGGTCGCTGCTCTGAAGGCGCGCTACGCCACTCGTGACGAGGTTCCCGCGGACGTCGTCGAGAACGAGCGTCGTATCGCCGAGCAGACCGCCAAGGAGGAGGGCAAGCCGGAGCAGGCTCTGCCCAAGATCGTGGAGGGTCGCGTCAACGGCTTCTACAAGGATGTCGTGCTGCTCGACCAGTCGTCGGTGCAGGACTCCAAGAAGACCGTGAAGGCACTGCTCGACGAGGCCGGCGTGACCATCAAGGGCTTCACCCGGTTCGAGGTCGGCCAGGCCTGA
- a CDS encoding MFS transporter produces MQMLDTTIVNIALPDLARDLGASTSQQLLVLTVYTLSFACTLLTAATLGARVGRRRMFVAGMVAFTLTSVLCGVATGPGELIALRGIQGVSAALMSAQTLALIAALFDKRRHGLVFGVYGAVAGLAAILGPVIGGVLVDADVLGWGWRAIFFVNVPLGLLSCLLAHRRLPDAREPAPGRVDVPGVVLSATALFLLLYPLALGREMGWPPILWMMIGAAGVLLALFALHEVRVDARGGTPLLRPQLFASRRFAVGLLLSLVFFSVFAGFFFTVSISAQFGLGYSAFRTGMLALPFAIGAAVGSLCSPRVVARFTAPFTLTTGSVAVGAGFVWLAMIIEPAAESLPMPGILGPLVLGGVGTGLFIAPLQAAILSDTTEATVGTATGTIPTVQQIGASLGLAVVTLFFFGQVAGQTTETVPAVRAELVASLSESPVQPMLHEAVADRFASCASDQLRSAHPERPAPACAGGPTSPAVAAVAAQARPWTQDAARSVTARTFLAALQTTLVTLGLVAMAIAALTIALRTRQTP; encoded by the coding sequence ATGCAGATGCTGGACACCACCATCGTCAACATCGCTCTGCCCGATCTCGCACGGGATCTCGGTGCGTCGACCTCGCAGCAACTCCTGGTGCTGACCGTGTACACGCTGTCGTTCGCCTGCACCCTGCTGACCGCGGCAACGCTCGGGGCGCGAGTCGGACGCCGCCGGATGTTCGTCGCCGGGATGGTGGCGTTCACGCTGACCTCGGTCCTGTGCGGGGTGGCGACCGGCCCTGGTGAGCTCATCGCCCTCCGCGGGATACAAGGCGTCAGTGCGGCGCTCATGTCCGCACAGACCCTGGCGCTCATCGCGGCCCTGTTCGACAAGAGGCGTCACGGACTCGTCTTCGGCGTCTACGGGGCCGTCGCCGGTCTCGCCGCCATCCTCGGTCCGGTGATCGGCGGCGTGCTCGTCGACGCCGACGTCCTCGGATGGGGCTGGCGCGCGATCTTTTTCGTCAACGTCCCGCTCGGCCTGCTCTCCTGTCTGCTCGCCCACCGCCGCCTACCCGACGCGCGCGAGCCGGCGCCGGGACGCGTGGACGTCCCGGGCGTGGTTCTGTCGGCGACGGCGCTGTTCCTGCTGCTGTACCCACTGGCCCTCGGACGCGAGATGGGGTGGCCCCCGATCCTGTGGATGATGATCGGGGCAGCCGGAGTCCTGTTGGCGCTGTTCGCCCTTCACGAGGTGCGCGTCGACGCCCGCGGTGGCACTCCCCTGTTGCGACCACAGCTGTTCGCCTCGCGCCGGTTCGCGGTCGGACTTCTCCTGTCCCTCGTGTTCTTCAGCGTGTTCGCGGGATTTTTCTTCACCGTGTCGATCTCGGCCCAGTTCGGACTCGGCTACTCGGCGTTCCGAACCGGGATGCTGGCCCTGCCCTTCGCGATCGGCGCCGCCGTCGGCTCGCTCTGCTCGCCCCGGGTGGTTGCCCGGTTCACGGCTCCGTTCACTCTGACGACCGGATCCGTCGCCGTCGGAGCCGGATTCGTCTGGCTCGCGATGATCATCGAACCGGCAGCGGAGAGCTTGCCGATGCCCGGGATTCTCGGTCCCCTCGTACTCGGCGGCGTGGGCACGGGTCTGTTCATCGCACCACTGCAGGCGGCGATCCTCTCCGACACGACCGAGGCCACGGTGGGCACAGCAACCGGGACGATCCCCACGGTCCAGCAGATCGGCGCCTCGCTCGGTCTGGCGGTCGTCACCCTCTTCTTCTTCGGCCAGGTGGCCGGCCAGACAACCGAGACGGTTCCGGCCGTGCGAGCCGAACTCGTTGCCTCGCTGTCGGAGTCACCCGTTCAGCCGATGCTCCACGAGGCGGTCGCCGACCGTTTCGCCTCCTGCGCGAGCGATCAGCTGCGGTCCGCTCATCCGGAGCGACCGGCGCCCGCCTGCGCAGGCGGACCGACGTCGCCGGCGGTCGCCGCGGTCGCCGCGCAAGCCCGACCCTGGACCCAGGATGCGGCGCGGTCGGTGACCGCCCGGACGTTCCTGGCCGCGCTGCAGACGACCCTGGTGACATTGGGCCTCGTCGCCATGGCGATCGCGGCACTCACGATTGCTCTGCGGACACGACAGACCCCGTGA